A stretch of Coleofasciculaceae cyanobacterium DNA encodes these proteins:
- a CDS encoding glycosyltransferase, whose translation MEDTAPNQSVIIMTGMHRSGTSLTASLLQSAGIYIGDRLMGENTGNAKGHFEDLDFVEFHQSVLRSQDLSVAGWTEQNKIQVQQQYLAKAQNLISARQDRAVWGWKDPRTTLFLDFWSQLIPDAKYIFIYRSPWEVIDSLFRRGDVVFRDQPHFAVQQWCNYSQAVLDFYQRHLDRSLLLEISSIIQNSELVDLIQQKFGIELRSPESLYEPTLFTVDKNADYRKALISQFFPQAIDIYNRLEQQADRSSPVSLKQPAVELTESGILQDWIDLKRALSEKRTAEKELTQTQQQLDSTNAELAQAQQQLDSTNAELTQTQQQLDSTNAELTQTQQQLDSTNAELTQTQQQLYEAQDKLSQSQKQLQIAQMQTEQLKLLVVAMESSKFWKLRRWWFDVRQKTNLAGVDILYQNYLISQNQLPTLEQAAMVNVDREIPVSDNLQYQKWLERNYPKSADIKKIKQASLTKAYQPLISLIVPVYNPDEDFLRQAIESVLEQAYPNWELCLADDCSSQPHVKSILAEYAQQDERIKVIYRAENGHICRTSNSALELATGEYIALLDHDDLLPPHALAKVVELLNEHPEADFIYSDEDKIDEQNIHKDPFFKPDWCPDSFLARMYTCHLGIYRRSLVTEVGNFRIGFEGSQDYDLVLRITEKTAQIYHIPDVLYHWRIHRQSTAATADAKPYAANAAQKALIEAMKRRKEPGKVTTRSNFPGVYTVRYQIKEPKLVSIIIPTKDLADTLDVCLKSIFTKTTYPNYEVVVIDNGSTENKTTRCFESWQQQEPERFRCYSYNVPFNYSQINNYAVEKAQGDYLLFLNNDTEVITTDWLEGMVEQVQRPSIGAVGSLLLYPDDTIQHAGVVLGIGGVAGHSHKHLHVSQPGYISQAASTNNYSAVTAACLMCRREVFEAVGGFETELAIAFNDVDLCLKIASRGYRNVCLSHVVLYHYESKSRGYENTPAKQARFAQEVNYMREKWQQLCDRDPCYNPNLTKSNENYSLNI comes from the coding sequence ATGGAAGATACTGCCCCAAATCAATCTGTAATCATTATGACGGGAATGCACCGTTCTGGTACTTCTTTAACCGCATCATTATTACAAAGTGCAGGAATTTATATTGGCGATCGCTTGATGGGTGAAAATACAGGTAACGCTAAGGGGCATTTTGAAGATTTAGATTTTGTGGAATTTCATCAAAGTGTTCTGCGCTCTCAGGATCTTAGCGTAGCCGGATGGACAGAGCAGAATAAAATTCAGGTTCAGCAACAGTATTTAGCTAAAGCTCAGAATTTGATTTCAGCTCGCCAGGATCGGGCTGTTTGGGGCTGGAAAGACCCCAGAACCACATTATTTTTAGATTTTTGGTCGCAGTTAATTCCTGATGCCAAATATATTTTTATTTATCGTTCACCTTGGGAAGTAATTGACTCGCTGTTTCGTCGCGGAGACGTGGTGTTTCGGGATCAACCCCATTTTGCTGTACAGCAGTGGTGTAACTACAGCCAGGCGGTTTTAGATTTTTATCAACGCCATTTAGATCGATCTCTGTTATTAGAAATTAGCAGCATCATTCAAAATTCTGAGCTGGTTGATTTAATTCAGCAGAAATTTGGCATAGAATTGCGATCGCCAGAATCACTTTACGAGCCAACTTTATTTACCGTTGACAAAAATGCTGATTATCGCAAGGCTTTAATTAGCCAGTTTTTTCCTCAAGCTATAGATATATACAATCGACTCGAACAACAGGCAGATCGTAGTAGTCCTGTTTCACTAAAACAGCCAGCGGTTGAACTAACTGAATCTGGGATTTTACAAGACTGGATCGATCTCAAGCGAGCCTTAAGCGAAAAACGTACAGCAGAAAAGGAACTAACTCAAACCCAACAGCAGCTAGATTCGACCAACGCTGAACTAGCTCAAGCCCAACAGCAGCTAGATTCGACCAACGCTGAACTAACTCAAACCCAACAGCAGCTAGATTCGACCAACGCTGAACTAACTCAAACCCAACAGCAGCTAGATTCGACCAACGCTGAACTAACTCAAACACAACAGCAGCTATACGAAGCTCAAGATAAACTAAGTCAGTCTCAAAAACAGCTACAGATAGCTCAAATGCAAACAGAGCAATTAAAGCTTTTAGTCGTGGCGATGGAAAGTAGCAAGTTTTGGAAGTTAAGAAGATGGTGGTTCGATGTCAGGCAAAAGACTAATCTGGCAGGAGTAGATATCCTATACCAAAACTATCTAATCTCGCAAAATCAACTGCCAACCCTAGAGCAAGCTGCTATGGTGAATGTCGATCGCGAGATTCCTGTGAGTGATAATCTTCAATATCAAAAGTGGTTGGAGCGTAATTATCCCAAATCTGCCGATATAAAAAAAATTAAGCAAGCTAGCCTAACTAAGGCTTATCAGCCTCTAATTAGCTTAATCGTGCCAGTCTACAATCCTGATGAAGATTTTTTACGTCAGGCGATCGAGTCAGTTTTAGAACAGGCTTATCCTAATTGGGAACTGTGTTTAGCTGATGACTGCTCTAGCCAACCTCACGTTAAGTCGATCTTGGCAGAATATGCTCAACAAGACGAGCGGATTAAAGTGATCTATCGCGCTGAAAATGGTCATATTTGCCGTACCTCAAATTCTGCTTTGGAACTGGCAACAGGAGAATACATTGCTCTATTAGACCACGATGATTTATTACCGCCTCATGCTTTAGCTAAGGTAGTTGAGTTACTCAACGAGCATCCTGAAGCAGATTTTATTTATTCCGATGAAGATAAGATTGACGAGCAGAACATCCATAAAGATCCGTTTTTTAAGCCAGATTGGTGTCCCGATTCATTTTTAGCGCGGATGTATACTTGTCACTTAGGAATATATCGGCGATCGCTAGTTACGGAGGTAGGGAACTTTCGCATTGGGTTTGAAGGTAGCCAAGATTACGATTTGGTGCTGCGAATTACGGAAAAAACCGCTCAAATCTATCACATTCCTGATGTTCTCTATCACTGGCGGATTCATCGACAATCTACTGCTGCCACCGCCGATGCCAAACCTTATGCTGCTAATGCGGCTCAAAAAGCCCTGATCGAAGCTATGAAACGTCGGAAAGAGCCAGGCAAAGTCACTACTCGGTCTAATTTCCCAGGAGTATACACGGTACGCTATCAAATTAAAGAGCCTAAGCTGGTTAGCATTATTATTCCTACCAAAGATTTAGCTGACACTTTAGATGTATGTTTAAAGTCGATTTTTACCAAGACTACCTATCCTAACTATGAGGTAGTGGTTATCGATAATGGCAGTACTGAAAATAAAACTACTCGCTGCTTTGAATCCTGGCAACAGCAAGAGCCTGAGCGTTTTAGATGTTATTCCTATAACGTGCCGTTTAACTATTCGCAAATTAATAACTATGCAGTAGAAAAAGCCCAGGGAGACTATTTACTGTTTCTCAATAACGATACGGAGGTCATTACCACAGACTGGTTAGAAGGAATGGTAGAACAGGTTCAAAGACCATCTATCGGTGCGGTAGGCAGTCTGTTGCTTTATCCTGATGATACGATTCAGCACGCGGGAGTAGTTTTGGGTATTGGTGGTGTAGCAGGACATAGCCATAAGCATCTGCACGTTTCTCAACCTGGATATATTTCTCAGGCAGCTTCAACTAATAACTACTCAGCAGTAACAGCGGCTTGTTTAATGTGCCGACGAGAAGTTTTTGAAGCCGTGGGTGGCTTTGAAACCGAACTGGCGATCGCTTTTAATGATGTGGATCTATGTCTAAAAATTGCTAGTCGTGGCTATCGCAATGTATGTCTTTCCCATGTAGTTTTATATCACTATGAATCAAAAAGTCGAGGCTATGAAAATACTCCTGCTAAACAGGCTCGCTTTGCCCAAGAAGTGAACTATATGAGAGAAAAATGGCAGCAACTGTGCGATCGCGATCCTTGCTATAACCCCAATTTAACTAAAAGCAATGAAAACTATAGCCTAAACATCTAA
- a CDS encoding Coenzyme F420 hydrogenase/dehydrogenase, beta subunit C-terminal domain produces MTVSPHKKAKALKSGSRRPAKELCSECGLCDTYYIHYVKDACAFLNQQITELETLAHGRSRNLANEDDWYFGVSQEMLAARKKKPIEGAQWTGIVSTIACEMLEQGLVEGVICVQNTDEDRFAPMPIIARTSEEVLAAKVNKPTLSPNLNVLEQIERSGMKRLLVIGVGCQIQALRAVEQELGLEKLYVLGTPCVDNVSREGLQKFLDTTSRSPETVVHYEFMQDFRIHFKHEDGSIEKVPFFGLKTNKLKDVFAPSCMSCFDYVNSLADLVVGYMGAPFGWQWIVVRNETGKQMLDLVREQLDTQAVMSKGDRHQAVQQSIPAYDKGVTLPMWAAKMMGVVIEQIGPKGLEYARFSIDSHFTRNYLNLKRNYPQKLEKHVPEYAKKIVGQYKLPE; encoded by the coding sequence ATGACTGTTTCTCCCCACAAGAAAGCCAAAGCACTTAAATCTGGTAGTCGTCGCCCTGCTAAAGAACTTTGTAGTGAGTGTGGACTGTGTGATACTTACTATATTCACTATGTTAAAGATGCCTGTGCTTTTTTGAATCAACAAATCACTGAATTAGAAACACTGGCTCATGGGCGTAGCCGTAATTTGGCTAATGAAGACGATTGGTACTTTGGCGTCAGTCAAGAAATGCTCGCCGCTCGTAAGAAAAAACCGATTGAAGGGGCGCAGTGGACGGGAATTGTCAGCACGATCGCCTGTGAAATGTTAGAGCAGGGTTTGGTAGAAGGAGTTATATGTGTACAAAACACTGACGAAGATCGTTTCGCGCCCATGCCAATCATAGCGAGAACTTCTGAAGAAGTTTTGGCTGCCAAGGTTAATAAGCCGACTCTTTCCCCTAACTTGAATGTATTAGAGCAGATTGAGCGCTCAGGTATGAAACGTCTGTTGGTGATTGGTGTAGGCTGTCAGATTCAGGCATTGCGAGCCGTAGAACAGGAATTAGGCTTAGAAAAACTTTATGTTTTGGGTACGCCCTGCGTCGATAACGTTAGTCGTGAAGGATTACAGAAGTTTCTCGATACGACCAGCAGATCGCCTGAAACAGTTGTGCATTATGAATTTATGCAGGATTTTAGAATTCACTTTAAGCACGAAGATGGTTCGATTGAGAAAGTACCTTTTTTTGGTTTAAAGACTAATAAATTAAAAGATGTGTTTGCGCCTTCTTGTATGAGTTGCTTTGATTATGTCAATTCTCTAGCCGATTTGGTAGTGGGATATATGGGTGCGCCCTTTGGTTGGCAATGGATTGTGGTTCGTAATGAGACTGGCAAGCAAATGCTGGATCTGGTTCGAGAACAGTTAGACACCCAAGCAGTGATGTCCAAAGGCGATCGCCATCAGGCTGTACAGCAAAGCATTCCTGCTTACGATAAGGGTGTTACTCTGCCAATGTGGGCGGCAAAAATGATGGGAGTGGTAATTGAGCAAATTGGTCCTAAAGGTTTAGAATATGCTCGTTTTTCGATTGATTCTCACTTCACCCGCAACTATCTCAATTTGAAACGCAACTATCCCCAAAAGTTAGAAAAGCACGTTCCTGAGTATGCTAAAAAAATTGTCGGACAATACAAATTACCCGAATAG
- a CDS encoding Gfo/Idh/MocA family oxidoreductase: MQTNLSGKLPNNSKNQLQPLKMGVIGVGNMGQHHVRILSLLKDIELIGVSDINLARGIEIASQYQTHFYESYEDMLASVDAVCIAVPTKLHHEVGVRCLQAGVHLLIEKPIAASIAEAESLVNLAAETGCILQVGHIERFNPAFRELSKVIQTENILALEARRLSPYSDRANDVSVVLDLMIHDIDLLLELSASSVVKLTASGSTSSNSGNLDYVTANLGFANGVVATLIASKVTHRKIRCLAAHCQKSLIETDFLKNEILIHRHQQTNLPAEQQIFYKQDGITEKVYTNNVEPIHAEIEHFVNCIRGGERPSVGGEQALKALRLASLIEQMALDGQIWHSDIQPKIDSPSMSIL; this comes from the coding sequence GTGCAAACTAATTTATCAGGGAAATTGCCCAACAACAGCAAAAATCAGTTGCAGCCATTGAAAATGGGAGTTATTGGTGTTGGCAATATGGGACAGCACCATGTTCGCATCCTTAGTTTACTTAAAGACATCGAATTAATTGGTGTATCCGATATTAACTTGGCACGAGGGATTGAAATTGCTAGTCAATATCAGACTCACTTTTATGAGAGTTATGAGGATATGCTGGCTTCGGTTGACGCAGTTTGTATTGCGGTTCCGACTAAACTTCATCATGAGGTAGGAGTCCGCTGTCTTCAGGCTGGAGTTCATCTTTTAATTGAAAAGCCAATTGCAGCCTCGATCGCTGAAGCGGAATCTTTAGTCAATTTGGCAGCGGAGACTGGATGTATTTTACAGGTGGGCCATATTGAAAGATTTAATCCTGCTTTTAGAGAATTAAGTAAAGTTATTCAAACTGAAAACATTCTTGCTCTCGAAGCACGACGTCTTAGCCCATATTCTGACCGTGCCAACGATGTTTCTGTTGTTTTGGATTTAATGATTCACGATATTGACCTGTTGTTAGAACTATCAGCTTCCTCAGTGGTCAAGCTGACTGCTAGCGGTAGCACCTCAAGTAATTCGGGAAATTTAGACTACGTGACGGCAAATCTCGGTTTTGCTAATGGTGTCGTGGCAACTTTGATTGCTTCCAAGGTGACTCATCGCAAAATTCGTTGTCTGGCAGCGCATTGCCAAAAATCCTTAATTGAGACGGATTTCTTAAAAAATGAAATTCTGATTCATCGCCATCAGCAAACCAACTTGCCAGCAGAACAGCAGATATTTTACAAACAAGATGGTATTACTGAAAAAGTTTATACCAACAATGTTGAACCGATTCATGCTGAGATCGAGCATTTTGTTAACTGTATTCGTGGTGGAGAACGCCCTTCCGTGGGAGGAGAGCAAGCTCTCAAAGCTTTACGTTTAGCTAGTTTAATTGAGCAGATGGCACTAGATGGTCAGATTTGGCATTCGGATATTCAACCTAAAATTGATTCGCCCAGTATGTCTATTTTGTAA
- a CDS encoding aspartate kinase — MALVVQKYGGTSVGSVERIQAVANRIRKTVQQGNSLVVVVSAMGKTTDTLVKLANEISTSPCRREMDMLLSTGEQVTIALLSMALQELGQPAISLTGAQVGIVTEAEHSRARILQVCTDRLERHLNKGEVVVVAGFQGVSNTENLEITTLGRGGSDTSAVALAASLKADRCEIYTDVPGILTTDPRLVPSAQLMSEITADEMLELASLGAKVLHPRAVEIARNYGMPLVVLSSWSDRPGTKVVSRLPQPRSLQGMEIAKPVDGVEVDRDQAKIALLRVPDFPGVAASLFGEISKQNIDVDLIIQSIHEGNTNDIAFTVVNRVLQAASSVAEAIAPSLRTHPTAADEAEVIIDRHIAKVAISGAGMIGRPGIAARMFKTLADANINIQMISTSEVKVSCVIDETECDRALHLLSQAFDVDLSSQKEITQSQYRGKQPPVRGVALDTNQARIAIRHVPDTPGMAAQIFTLLAKNNISVDAIIQSQRCHIINHVPTRDIAFTVTEPDVDLACKLIAKLDRQIGCGQVSADKAISKLSVVGAGMIGHPGVAAKFFAALSQEKINIQMITTSEIKISCVIDEAEGVKALKAVHQAFGLGGKQVNLLA, encoded by the coding sequence ATGGCGTTAGTTGTTCAAAAATACGGTGGTACATCTGTTGGTTCAGTAGAGCGGATTCAGGCTGTAGCTAACAGAATACGCAAGACTGTACAGCAAGGAAATAGCTTGGTAGTAGTTGTCTCGGCAATGGGCAAAACCACGGATACTTTGGTTAAGCTGGCTAACGAGATATCTACTAGTCCCTGCCGTCGAGAAATGGATATGCTGCTGTCTACGGGAGAGCAGGTAACGATCGCTCTTTTGAGCATGGCGTTACAAGAGTTGGGACAACCAGCAATTTCATTGACAGGAGCCCAGGTAGGCATTGTCACCGAAGCAGAACATAGTCGGGCGAGAATTTTACAGGTATGTACAGATCGTCTTGAAAGGCATCTGAATAAGGGAGAGGTCGTAGTGGTAGCGGGGTTTCAGGGAGTTAGCAATACTGAAAATCTAGAAATTACTACTTTGGGTAGAGGTGGTTCGGATACTTCGGCGGTGGCGTTGGCTGCTTCTCTTAAAGCAGATCGCTGTGAAATTTATACTGATGTTCCAGGAATTCTCACTACAGATCCGCGTCTTGTGCCTTCGGCGCAACTCATGTCTGAGATCACTGCCGACGAGATGTTAGAGCTGGCTAGTTTGGGAGCTAAGGTATTGCATCCCCGTGCCGTAGAAATCGCCCGCAATTACGGAATGCCTTTGGTGGTTTTATCGAGTTGGAGCGATCGCCCTGGCACTAAAGTAGTTTCTCGTTTACCCCAACCGCGTTCTTTACAGGGTATGGAAATTGCCAAACCAGTTGATGGCGTAGAGGTCGATCGCGATCAGGCGAAAATTGCTTTATTGCGGGTACCAGATTTTCCTGGGGTAGCGGCTAGCTTATTTGGCGAAATATCAAAGCAAAATATTGACGTAGACCTAATTATTCAATCGATTCATGAGGGAAACACCAATGATATTGCCTTTACTGTAGTTAACCGTGTTTTACAGGCGGCATCATCTGTAGCCGAAGCGATCGCTCCCTCCCTGCGGACTCACCCCACGGCAGCCGATGAAGCAGAGGTAATCATAGATCGTCACATTGCTAAAGTAGCAATTTCTGGTGCTGGGATGATTGGTCGTCCTGGTATTGCCGCTAGAATGTTTAAGACTCTAGCAGATGCGAACATCAACATCCAGATGATTTCTACTTCCGAAGTCAAGGTAAGCTGCGTGATTGATGAGACTGAATGCGATCGCGCCCTACATTTACTGTCCCAAGCCTTTGATGTGGATCTCAGTTCGCAAAAAGAAATTACTCAAAGCCAATATCGGGGGAAACAACCCCCCGTTAGAGGTGTTGCCCTCGATACTAATCAGGCAAGAATTGCGATTCGCCATGTACCAGATACTCCAGGTATGGCAGCACAAATTTTTACCCTGCTAGCCAAGAACAACATCAGCGTAGACGCAATTATTCAATCTCAACGTTGTCATATTATTAATCACGTTCCTACCCGCGATATTGCTTTTACCGTTACCGAGCCAGACGTGGATTTAGCCTGTAAACTGATTGCGAAACTCGATCGGCAAATTGGCTGTGGTCAAGTTTCAGCAGATAAGGCGATCTCTAAACTAAGTGTAGTTGGCGCAGGAATGATTGGGCATCCAGGGGTAGCTGCTAAGTTTTTTGCAGCTCTTTCCCAAGAAAAGATTAACATTCAAATGATTACCACCTCAGAAATTAAAATCAGCTGTGTCATTGATGAAGCAGAGGGGGTAAAAGCTCTTAAGGCAGTTCATCAAGCTTTTGGTTTAGGAGGGAAACAAGTTAACCTTCTTGCTTGA
- a CDS encoding protein kinase has translation MDNNLVGQTIQGRYYVVKQLGRGGVGVTFLAQDRQCFDSQCVVKQLKPKTVNPKTLEIARRLFNREAEIMNSLGHCDRIPRLLAYFEHNNDFFLVQELIEGHDLSQEIISGKSWSEDKAIDLLENVLEVLSIVHQHNAIHRDLKPSNLMRRSQDRKIVLIDFGSVKQVSTQIINAAGQVKQTVAVGTKSYMPMEQMMGRPGFYSDIYALGIITIQALTGIKPQKLSFDDDGEIIWRNQLNPQLNYRPKLLDILDKMVRYRYQERYPSAEVVLSELKQLDAAQNSTKDTTIVSNRSPARPQLTQLPIPKLDRETAILTSNPASKVKEVVSQNILLTDSQEVAASQAKSNPVQSRKKPKFAVVFTVISTLTILTTALGVWSLYKEKITVPEIALSLYENPSHGFKINYPELWSQQNRDDFFATGVVFFSPLEDDTDRFKETVSVLVENLSSDISLAQYTVQSISEIKKLSDPNVSKAQNINLGNLEGRQVIYSGEENGKRVRRMQTWSVKDNQAYVITYTALPESFESYLAPVEKMIESFKTIDR, from the coding sequence ATGGATAACAATCTTGTAGGACAAACTATTCAGGGACGTTATTACGTCGTCAAACAACTAGGAAGGGGTGGAGTAGGGGTCACTTTTTTAGCTCAAGATCGACAGTGTTTTGATAGTCAATGCGTAGTTAAGCAACTTAAACCCAAAACGGTCAATCCCAAGACTTTAGAAATAGCCAGAAGGTTATTTAATCGAGAAGCTGAGATTATGAATAGTTTGGGACATTGCGATCGCATTCCCCGACTACTGGCTTATTTTGAACACAATAATGATTTTTTTTTAGTTCAAGAATTAATCGAAGGACATGACTTGAGCCAAGAAATAATTTCAGGTAAGTCTTGGTCTGAAGATAAGGCGATTGATTTGCTAGAGAATGTTCTCGAAGTACTTTCAATCGTGCATCAGCACAACGCGATCCATCGCGATCTCAAGCCTTCCAATTTAATGCGTCGTAGTCAAGATCGTAAAATTGTCTTAATTGATTTTGGCTCTGTCAAGCAAGTAAGTACCCAAATTATTAACGCAGCAGGACAGGTCAAACAGACTGTAGCAGTTGGTACAAAATCCTATATGCCGATGGAACAAATGATGGGTCGTCCAGGATTTTATAGTGATATTTACGCTTTGGGCATAATTACAATTCAAGCTTTGACAGGAATAAAGCCACAAAAATTGTCGTTTGACGATGATGGTGAAATAATTTGGCGCAACCAGCTAAATCCTCAGCTAAACTATCGGCCTAAGTTGCTGGATATTTTAGACAAAATGGTACGCTATCGCTATCAGGAAAGGTATCCCTCAGCAGAAGTTGTCCTATCCGAACTCAAACAGCTAGATGCGGCTCAAAATAGCACTAAGGATACGACGATAGTTTCCAATCGCAGCCCTGCTCGACCTCAACTAACTCAACTGCCGATACCAAAGCTAGATCGAGAAACAGCGATTCTAACTAGCAACCCTGCTTCTAAAGTAAAAGAAGTTGTGAGCCAAAATATCTTACTTACTGACTCTCAGGAAGTTGCTGCGTCTCAAGCAAAATCCAATCCAGTTCAGTCTCGGAAAAAACCCAAGTTTGCCGTAGTTTTTACTGTAATTAGTACGCTGACAATATTAACTACTGCTTTGGGAGTATGGTCACTATATAAAGAAAAGATCACAGTGCCAGAAATAGCACTATCCCTTTATGAAAATCCAAGTCATGGTTTTAAGATAAATTATCCTGAACTTTGGTCACAACAAAATAGAGATGACTTTTTTGCTACGGGAGTGGTATTTTTCTCGCCCCTCGAAGATGATACAGATCGATTTAAAGAAACGGTAAGTGTTCTAGTAGAAAATCTCTCTAGCGACATATCTTTGGCGCAGTATACTGTTCAATCTATTTCTGAAATCAAAAAATTATCCGATCCTAACGTTAGCAAAGCTCAAAACATCAACTTGGGTAACCTCGAAGGGCGACAAGTTATTTATAGCGGAGAAGAGAACGGCAAGCGGGTACGAAGAATGCAAACTTGGTCAGTTAAAGATAATCAGGCTTACGTAATTACTTATACTGCTCTGCCCGAAAGCTTTGAGAGCTATTTAGCTCCTGTGGAAAAGATGATTGAATCTTTTAAAACTATCGATCGCTAA